A portion of the Pseudorasbora parva isolate DD20220531a chromosome 1, ASM2467924v1, whole genome shotgun sequence genome contains these proteins:
- the LOC137055468 gene encoding astrocytic phosphoprotein PEA-15: MSEYSSLLSDLSENITNEDVEQLKSACKDDIPEDQSNSITSSKEWFSYLEKNDKLAQDNLSYIEHIFEISRRPDLLTRVIEYRTTVLKISEDDEIDTKLTRIPSAKKYKDIIRQPSEDEIIKLAPPPKKA; encoded by the exons ATGTCTGAATACAGCTCATTGTTGAGTGATCTGTCTGAGAACATCACTAATGAAGACGTGGAGCAGCTGAAGTCGGCCTGTAAGGATGACATCCCTGAAGATCAGAGTAACTCCATCACCTCTTCCAAAGAGTGGTTCAGCTACCTGGAGAAGAATGACAAACTAGCACAAG ATAACCTATCCTACATAGAGCACATCTTTGAGATCTCACGGCGACCTGACCTCTTGACCCGGGTCATTGAGTACCGTACAACCGTGCTAAAGATCTCCGAAGACGACGAGATCGACACTAAACTCACACGCATTCCCTCTGCAAAGAAATACAAGG ATATCATTCGCCAACCGTCAGAAGATGAGATTATCAAACTGGCCCCTCCCCCTAAAAAAGCATAA